One segment of Curtobacterium sp. MR_MD2014 DNA contains the following:
- a CDS encoding oxygenase MpaB family protein, protein MASVSDAFRSRLNDTFTNGATERPAWIDELEQGSDAGFFGPGSATWAVHGGNHTVLAGVRALLVQALHPGALAGVADHSRYREDPFGRLAGTIRWIYTVSHGDTQQATHASQWVRKLHERVVGEYVDGHGVTKPYAANDPDLARWVHLAFTDAFLRSAQVWGKPIPGGADAYVREWAVAGRLMGVEDAPESDAELRAQMNGYLDRGELKADARTHDVVRFIKDPPLARLLRPGYRALFDGAVASLDPRHRSMLALRTPGVGPVQLPVRQVAGVVLDGIGAVLGTTPGTERAALVRIARLEQESRQDATA, encoded by the coding sequence ATGGCTTCCGTGTCCGACGCGTTCCGCTCCCGCCTCAACGACACCTTCACCAACGGCGCGACCGAGCGTCCCGCCTGGATCGACGAGCTCGAACAGGGCTCCGACGCGGGCTTCTTCGGCCCGGGCTCCGCGACCTGGGCCGTGCACGGCGGCAACCACACCGTGCTCGCGGGGGTCCGGGCGCTGCTCGTGCAGGCGCTGCACCCGGGGGCCCTCGCCGGGGTGGCCGACCACTCGCGCTACCGCGAGGACCCGTTCGGCCGCCTCGCCGGCACCATCCGGTGGATCTACACGGTCTCGCACGGCGACACGCAGCAGGCCACGCACGCCAGCCAGTGGGTGCGGAAGCTCCACGAGCGGGTGGTCGGCGAGTACGTCGACGGCCACGGCGTGACGAAGCCGTACGCCGCGAACGACCCCGACCTGGCGCGGTGGGTGCACCTCGCCTTCACCGATGCCTTCCTGCGGAGCGCCCAGGTGTGGGGCAAGCCCATCCCGGGTGGTGCCGACGCCTACGTGCGCGAGTGGGCGGTCGCCGGGCGACTGATGGGGGTGGAGGACGCTCCGGAGTCGGACGCCGAACTCCGAGCACAGATGAACGGGTACCTCGACCGCGGCGAGCTCAAGGCCGACGCCCGGACGCACGACGTGGTCCGGTTCATCAAGGACCCCCCGCTCGCCAGGCTCCTCCGACCGGGCTACCGGGCGTTGTTCGACGGAGCGGTCGCGTCGCTCGACCCGCGACACCGGTCGATGCTCGCGCTGCGGACGCCCGGGGTCGGGCCCGTGCAGCTGCCGGTGCGGCAGGTCGCCGGCGTGGTGCTCGACGGCATCGGCGCGGTGCTGGGGACGACCCCGGGCACCGAGCGCGCGGCGCTCGTCCGGATCGCCCGGTTGGAGCAGGAGTCGCGTCAGGACGCGACCGCCTGA
- a CDS encoding aldo/keto reductase: MRTTRLGRTGLEISRIVLGMMSYGKPDQGAHPWSVDIDDARPFVRRAYEAGITSFDTANVYSAGSSEEITGQLLKEIAPREEVQVFTKVFNRMRPGPNGAGLSRAAIMHEIDASLTRLGTDYVDLYQIHRFDPHTPIEETMEALHDVVKAGKARYIGASSMWAWQFAQMQHTAELHGWTKFVSMQDQYNLLEREEEREMHPFAQATGVGVIPWSPLARGKVTRPWDAQGSGSRSDTDEFGKTLYRQDEDANRAVVDAVQQVAEARGASMAQVALAWVAGKPAITAPIIGATKEHHIDDAVAAVAMELTPDEVSRLESAYTPRVPSGF, from the coding sequence GTGCGCACGACCCGCCTCGGGCGCACGGGCCTCGAGATCAGCCGCATCGTCCTCGGCATGATGTCCTACGGCAAGCCGGACCAGGGTGCCCACCCGTGGAGCGTCGACATCGACGACGCCCGCCCGTTCGTCCGCCGTGCCTACGAGGCCGGCATCACCTCGTTCGACACCGCCAACGTCTACTCGGCCGGCTCGAGCGAGGAGATCACCGGGCAGCTCCTCAAGGAGATCGCCCCGCGGGAGGAGGTCCAGGTCTTCACCAAGGTCTTCAACCGCATGCGCCCCGGTCCGAACGGCGCCGGGCTCTCCCGAGCCGCGATCATGCACGAGATCGACGCCTCGCTGACCCGGCTCGGCACGGACTACGTGGACCTGTACCAGATCCACCGGTTCGACCCGCACACGCCGATCGAGGAGACCATGGAGGCGCTCCACGACGTCGTCAAGGCCGGCAAGGCGCGCTACATCGGCGCGAGCAGCATGTGGGCGTGGCAGTTCGCGCAGATGCAGCACACCGCCGAGCTGCACGGGTGGACGAAGTTCGTCAGCATGCAGGACCAGTACAACCTCCTCGAGCGTGAGGAGGAGCGCGAGATGCACCCGTTCGCGCAGGCGACCGGCGTCGGCGTCATCCCGTGGAGCCCACTGGCCCGCGGCAAGGTGACCCGCCCGTGGGACGCCCAGGGTTCGGGCAGCCGCTCGGACACGGACGAGTTCGGCAAGACGCTGTACCGCCAGGACGAGGACGCGAACCGTGCCGTCGTCGACGCGGTCCAGCAGGTCGCCGAGGCCCGCGGCGCGAGCATGGCGCAGGTCGCCCTGGCGTGGGTGGCCGGCAAGCCCGCCATCACCGCGCCGATCATCGGCGCGACGAAGGAGCACCACATCGACGACGCGGTGGCGGCGGTCGCGATGGAGCTGACGCCCGATGAGGTGTCGCGACTCGAGTCCGCCTACACCCCGCGGGTGCCGTCCGGTTTCTGA
- a CDS encoding TIGR03086 family metal-binding protein yields the protein MATDWIALQSLAAAEFGRRVAAVTDWEASTPDSEWTTRDLVTHVIDEQRWIPKLLTGCDYAQAEADLEPIGQDLVDEWAKFAAAASSAWQNAPADTPVHLSTDVVRADEYLTEQTSDITIHTWDLARATGTDEALPDELVRAVWEYFEPQIQDLAATGLYAAPVEVDDDAPLQVRLLAVTGRDARVNA from the coding sequence ATGGCCACCGACTGGATCGCGCTGCAGTCCCTCGCCGCAGCCGAGTTCGGACGCCGCGTCGCTGCAGTGACCGACTGGGAAGCGTCCACTCCCGACTCGGAGTGGACCACGCGCGACCTGGTGACGCACGTCATCGACGAACAGCGATGGATCCCCAAGCTCCTGACGGGGTGCGACTACGCGCAGGCCGAGGCGGACCTCGAACCCATCGGGCAGGACCTCGTCGACGAGTGGGCGAAGTTCGCGGCGGCAGCTTCGAGCGCATGGCAGAACGCGCCCGCTGACACTCCCGTGCACCTCAGCACCGACGTGGTCCGTGCAGACGAGTACCTGACCGAGCAGACCAGCGACATCACCATCCACACGTGGGACCTCGCGCGCGCGACGGGGACCGACGAAGCGTTGCCCGACGAACTCGTCCGCGCTGTGTGGGAGTACTTCGAGCCGCAGATCCAGGACCTCGCGGCGACCGGGCTGTACGCCGCGCCGGTCGAGGTCGACGACGATGCGCCGCTGCAGGTCCGCCTGCTCGCGGTCACAGGTCGCGATGCCAGGGTGAACGCCTGA
- a CDS encoding YceI family protein, translated as MTLNASAIPGYQTGTWKIDPTHSEVTFSVRHLAISKVKGSFERFDATLVTAENPLDTTLEASIDVASINTNQAQRDQHLATGDFFLTEEHPQMTFKSTGIREDGDDMLIDGELSLRGVTKNVTLKTEFGGVTTDGYGQVKLGAEATTKIDRTEFGVNWNAALEAGGFTLGNDVTINLDVQFVLQAA; from the coding sequence ATGACGCTCAACGCCTCCGCCATCCCGGGCTACCAGACCGGTACCTGGAAGATCGACCCGACCCACTCCGAGGTCACCTTCTCCGTTCGCCACCTCGCGATCAGCAAGGTCAAGGGCTCCTTCGAGCGCTTCGACGCGACGCTCGTCACCGCCGAGAACCCGCTCGACACGACCCTCGAGGCCTCGATCGATGTCGCGAGCATCAACACGAACCAGGCGCAGCGCGATCAGCACCTCGCCACCGGTGACTTCTTCCTCACCGAGGAGCACCCGCAGATGACCTTCAAGTCGACCGGCATCCGCGAGGACGGCGACGACATGCTCATCGACGGTGAGCTCTCGCTCCGCGGCGTGACCAAGAACGTCACGCTGAAGACCGAGTTCGGTGGCGTGACGACCGACGGCTACGGCCAGGTCAAGCTCGGCGCCGAGGCGACCACGAAGATCGACCGCACCGAGTTCGGCGTGAACTGGAACGCGGCGCTCGAGGCCGGCGGCTTCACGCTCGGCAACGACGTCACCATCAACCTCGACGTGCAGTTCGTCCTCCAGGCGGCCTGA
- a CDS encoding aldo/keto reductase family protein produces MEFRYLGNSGLKISEITYGNWLTHGSQVENDVATQCVRAALDAGITTFDTADTYANTAAETVLGEALKAERRQSLEIFTKVYWPTGPKGHNDVGLSRKHIMESIDGSLERLQTDYVDLYQAHRYDHETPLEETMQAFADVVRQGKALYIGVSEWNAEQIRAGAALAKELGFQLISNQPQYSMLWRVIEGEVVPASKQLGLSQIVWSPIAQGVLTGKYKPGQPAPEGSRATDEKGGADMIKRFMRDEVLEAVQRLQPVADQAGLTLAQLAIAWTLQNPNVASAIVGASRPEQVTDNVKAAGVTLDADALAAIDEALGDIPERDASKTVSPEQRPA; encoded by the coding sequence ATGGAATTCAGGTACCTGGGCAACTCCGGACTCAAGATCTCCGAGATCACCTACGGCAACTGGCTGACGCACGGCTCGCAGGTCGAGAACGACGTCGCCACCCAGTGCGTGCGGGCAGCGCTCGACGCCGGCATCACCACGTTCGACACCGCCGACACGTACGCCAACACCGCGGCGGAGACGGTCCTCGGCGAGGCGCTCAAGGCCGAGCGTCGCCAGTCGCTCGAGATCTTCACGAAGGTCTACTGGCCGACCGGGCCGAAGGGGCACAACGACGTCGGCCTCTCCCGCAAGCACATCATGGAGTCGATCGACGGCTCGCTCGAGCGCCTGCAGACCGACTACGTCGACCTCTACCAGGCGCACCGCTACGACCACGAGACGCCGCTCGAGGAGACCATGCAGGCCTTCGCGGACGTCGTCCGTCAGGGCAAGGCGCTCTACATCGGCGTCAGCGAGTGGAACGCGGAGCAGATCCGCGCCGGTGCCGCGCTGGCGAAGGAGCTCGGCTTCCAGCTCATCTCGAACCAGCCGCAGTACTCGATGCTGTGGCGCGTCATCGAGGGCGAGGTCGTCCCCGCCTCGAAGCAGCTCGGTCTCAGCCAGATCGTCTGGTCCCCGATCGCACAGGGTGTCCTCACCGGCAAGTACAAGCCGGGTCAGCCGGCCCCCGAGGGGTCCCGCGCCACGGACGAGAAGGGCGGCGCGGACATGATCAAGCGGTTCATGCGCGACGAGGTCCTCGAAGCCGTGCAGCGCCTGCAGCCCGTCGCCGACCAGGCCGGCCTCACGCTGGCCCAGCTCGCGATCGCGTGGACGCTGCAGAACCCGAACGTCGCCTCGGCGATCGTCGGCGCGTCCCGCCCCGAGCAGGTCACCGACAACGTGAAGGCCGCGGGCGTGACGCTCGACGCTGATGCGCTCGCCGCCATCGACGAGGCGCTCGGCGACATCCCGGAGCGCGATGCCAGCAAGACGGTCAGCCCGGAGCAGCGCCCCGCGTAG
- a CDS encoding GtrA family protein, whose translation MPTSTASTAHPAATGVPAASVARPALGPRLRATMTQLASFGAIGAICFLIDLGVYNLLRATVLPDGPIAAKIVSAVIATVVAWLANRSITFRSQRQVGRKETLREGLLFAVTNVIGLGIAAACLFVSHYVLGFTSTLADNVAGNGVGLVLGTVFRFAAYKALVFRSTDAHAKEHAA comes from the coding sequence GTGCCGACCTCCACCGCCTCGACCGCCCACCCAGCGGCGACCGGCGTCCCTGCGGCGAGCGTCGCACGACCGGCCCTCGGCCCGCGGCTCCGCGCCACCATGACGCAGCTCGCGTCGTTCGGCGCCATCGGAGCGATCTGCTTCCTCATCGACCTCGGCGTCTACAACCTCCTGCGCGCGACCGTCCTGCCCGACGGTCCGATCGCCGCGAAGATCGTCTCCGCCGTCATCGCCACGGTGGTCGCGTGGCTCGCGAACCGCTCGATCACGTTCCGTTCGCAGCGGCAGGTCGGCCGGAAGGAGACCCTCCGCGAGGGACTCCTCTTCGCCGTCACGAACGTCATCGGTCTCGGCATCGCCGCGGCCTGCCTGTTCGTCTCGCACTACGTCCTCGGCTTCACCTCGACCCTCGCCGACAACGTCGCCGGCAACGGGGTGGGTCTCGTCCTCGGCACCGTCTTCCGGTTCGCCGCGTACAAGGCCCTCGTCTTCCGTTCCACCGACGCTCACGCGAAGGAGCACGCCGCATGA
- a CDS encoding glycosyltransferase, with amino-acid sequence MTITTTLLTAAGPLLQPNEGTGPAGDLPNRGTTDVPTGGSGQAPQVAWSLGEWVGYSALIAVSVLLTVIALTTLWWMLHAWRSRDALKSTSFSQTPLPAAHRFTLLVPGRHEQDVMGETLDMLATQDHPDFEIIAIVGEDDPETDAVVRAAAERHPGLIRVVVDDTAPKNKPKAMNLALQYATGDIVGVFDAEDEVYPKLLSLVDSRFQETGADVVQGGVQLMNFKSSWWSLRNVLEYYFWFRSRLHFHAGSKFIPLGGNTVFVTKERLEWSDGWDAHCLAEDCELGVRLSADGAKVVVAYSPEAVTREETPPTFASLLKQRTRWNQGFLQVLGKGEWKKLPSFRQRFFARYMLTMPFIQAATGLLIPLSVLMILFVKVPTAIALVSFIPVAPTLMLLAVEVVGLNEFGRIYKEKVRIRDYVKLVLGLVPYQVFLAAAAVRAVVRHVKGQNGWEKTEHTGQHRTGGAQPEVVGFASELTGSAASASSAASSSSSSSERALAGSSAGGAR; translated from the coding sequence ATGACCATCACCACCACGCTGCTGACGGCCGCCGGCCCGCTGCTGCAGCCGAACGAGGGGACCGGTCCCGCCGGGGACCTCCCGAACCGCGGGACCACGGACGTCCCGACGGGAGGCTCGGGACAGGCTCCGCAGGTCGCCTGGTCGCTGGGCGAGTGGGTCGGCTACTCGGCGCTCATCGCGGTCTCCGTGCTGCTCACGGTGATCGCGCTCACCACGCTGTGGTGGATGCTGCACGCCTGGCGCTCACGTGACGCGCTGAAGTCGACGAGCTTCAGCCAGACCCCGCTGCCGGCCGCCCACCGCTTCACCCTGCTGGTGCCCGGTCGGCACGAGCAGGACGTGATGGGCGAGACGCTCGACATGCTCGCGACGCAGGACCACCCGGACTTCGAGATCATCGCGATCGTCGGCGAGGACGACCCGGAGACGGACGCCGTCGTGCGCGCGGCTGCGGAGCGTCATCCGGGACTGATCCGCGTGGTCGTCGACGACACCGCACCGAAGAACAAGCCGAAGGCGATGAACCTCGCGCTGCAGTACGCGACGGGCGACATCGTCGGGGTGTTCGACGCCGAGGACGAGGTCTACCCGAAGCTGCTGTCGCTCGTCGACTCGCGCTTCCAGGAGACCGGCGCTGACGTCGTGCAGGGCGGCGTCCAGCTGATGAACTTCAAGTCGAGTTGGTGGTCGCTCCGCAACGTGCTCGAGTACTACTTCTGGTTCCGCTCGCGCCTGCACTTCCACGCGGGCTCGAAGTTCATCCCGCTCGGCGGCAACACCGTCTTCGTGACGAAGGAGCGCCTCGAGTGGTCGGACGGCTGGGATGCGCACTGCCTCGCCGAGGACTGCGAGCTCGGCGTCCGGCTCTCCGCCGACGGCGCGAAGGTCGTCGTCGCCTACAGCCCCGAGGCCGTCACGCGCGAGGAGACGCCGCCCACGTTCGCGTCCCTGCTCAAGCAGCGGACCCGCTGGAACCAGGGCTTCCTGCAGGTGCTCGGCAAGGGGGAGTGGAAGAAGCTGCCGTCCTTCCGCCAGCGCTTCTTCGCCCGCTACATGCTGACCATGCCGTTCATCCAGGCGGCGACCGGTCTGCTCATCCCGCTCAGCGTCCTGATGATCCTCTTCGTCAAGGTGCCGACGGCGATCGCCCTCGTCTCGTTCATCCCGGTGGCGCCCACGCTCATGCTGCTCGCCGTCGAGGTCGTCGGACTCAACGAGTTCGGCCGCATCTACAAGGAGAAGGTCCGCATCCGCGACTACGTGAAGCTCGTCCTCGGCCTGGTGCCGTACCAGGTGTTCCTCGCCGCAGCGGCGGTCCGTGCCGTCGTCCGCCACGTCAAGGGGCAGAACGGGTGGGAGAAGACCGAGCACACGGGCCAGCACCGCACCGGTGGCGCTCAGCCCGAGGTCGTCGGGTTCGCGTCCGAGCTGACCGGCTCGGCTGCGTCCGCATCATCGGCTGCGTCCTCGTCCTCGTCCTCGTCTGAGCGTGCGCTCGCCGGTTCGTCTGCAGGAGGTGCCCGATGA
- a CDS encoding ArnT family glycosyltransferase, which yields MTATITHTTGIPVRGAASLSGVRGWFRVHAASIGWLVPVLIVTVVVQAWNMTGTPQRIDDEGTYTAQAWAIANLGEITHYTYWYDHPPLGWIQIAAYTSLTGAFARYPFAVEAAREAMVFFAAVSSVLLFVLARRLGAGRVTAAVAGLVFALSPLALQYHRTVYIDNVATPWLLAAFVLALSRRQQLAGFAGAAACLGVAVLSKETYLLALPFLIWIAVRRADRSTRRYTLSVAGAVLVVIGGGYLLLAAVKGELLPGAGRVSLFEGITYQLGSRTASGSIFDGGSLANQAAAQWWALDPVFIVLGSAAAVVGLFLRRVRPIAAMLVFLLAMMFRPNGYLPVPYVIVLVPFAALLVAYTAERAVLALAGRIRSNARTRVHGIARRGFGAAWAVVTAAAVVVAVPLWGTQLRGFTSANLDLPMQQAEQWVGDNVPKSSRLLVDDAMWVDLVRDGYARNNVIWYYKLDTDAAVQRQSPNGWKDSDYVVTTDSMRTGGNSSQDVSLAIRNSTSVATFGTGDQQVDVRRIHSEGEAAANDAITAATNGRKTMGTELAQNPALRADAGTKSQFRAGQVDSRAMLALGQVLADQSVAVERFRPLTGEDGQPFRRLVVQTADRADAARAVATFDAMSDGIRPADVERDGERVVVTYTPADPTTTPTSAS from the coding sequence ATGACCGCCACCATCACCCACACCACCGGGATCCCCGTCCGGGGTGCCGCCTCCCTGTCCGGCGTGCGCGGTTGGTTCCGTGTCCACGCGGCGAGCATCGGTTGGCTGGTGCCCGTCCTCATCGTGACCGTCGTGGTGCAGGCGTGGAACATGACCGGTACCCCGCAGCGCATCGACGACGAGGGGACCTACACCGCCCAGGCGTGGGCGATCGCCAACCTCGGGGAGATCACCCACTACACCTACTGGTACGACCACCCGCCGCTGGGGTGGATCCAGATCGCGGCGTACACGTCGCTGACCGGGGCGTTCGCGCGCTACCCGTTCGCCGTCGAGGCCGCCCGCGAGGCGATGGTCTTCTTCGCCGCCGTCTCCAGCGTCCTGCTCTTCGTCCTCGCGCGTCGACTGGGCGCAGGTCGCGTCACGGCCGCGGTCGCGGGGCTCGTCTTCGCCCTCTCGCCGCTGGCCCTGCAGTACCACCGCACGGTCTACATCGACAACGTCGCGACGCCGTGGCTCCTCGCCGCGTTCGTGCTGGCGCTCAGCCGACGCCAGCAGCTCGCCGGGTTCGCCGGAGCCGCCGCGTGCCTCGGCGTCGCGGTGCTCTCCAAGGAGACGTACCTGCTCGCGCTGCCGTTCCTGATCTGGATCGCGGTCCGCCGGGCCGACAGGAGCACCCGTCGGTACACGCTGAGCGTCGCCGGGGCCGTCCTGGTCGTCATCGGTGGCGGCTACCTGCTGCTCGCCGCGGTCAAGGGTGAGCTCCTGCCCGGCGCCGGCCGGGTGAGCCTCTTCGAGGGCATCACCTACCAGCTCGGTTCGCGCACCGCGTCGGGATCGATCTTCGACGGAGGCAGCCTGGCGAACCAGGCCGCCGCACAGTGGTGGGCGCTCGACCCCGTCTTCATCGTGCTCGGTTCGGCCGCCGCGGTCGTCGGGCTCTTCCTGCGCCGGGTCCGCCCGATCGCCGCGATGCTCGTCTTCCTGCTCGCGATGATGTTCCGCCCGAACGGGTACCTGCCGGTGCCGTACGTCATCGTGCTCGTGCCCTTCGCAGCGCTGCTCGTCGCGTACACCGCCGAGCGAGCGGTCCTCGCGCTCGCCGGACGGATCCGGTCCAACGCCCGGACCCGGGTGCACGGAATCGCTCGACGTGGCTTCGGTGCCGCCTGGGCCGTGGTCACCGCAGCGGCCGTCGTCGTGGCGGTGCCGCTCTGGGGCACGCAGCTGCGCGGGTTCACGTCGGCGAACCTCGATCTGCCGATGCAGCAGGCCGAGCAGTGGGTCGGCGACAACGTCCCGAAGTCCTCGCGGCTGCTCGTGGACGACGCCATGTGGGTCGACCTGGTCCGCGACGGGTACGCCCGCAACAACGTCATCTGGTACTACAAGCTCGACACCGACGCCGCCGTCCAGCGCCAGTCGCCGAACGGGTGGAAGGACTCCGACTACGTGGTCACGACGGACTCGATGCGCACCGGCGGGAACTCCTCGCAGGACGTGTCGCTCGCCATCCGGAACTCGACGAGCGTGGCCACGTTCGGCACCGGCGACCAGCAGGTCGACGTCCGTCGCATCCACTCCGAGGGCGAGGCGGCCGCGAACGACGCGATCACCGCCGCGACGAACGGGCGGAAGACGATGGGGACCGAGCTCGCGCAGAACCCGGCGCTCCGTGCCGACGCCGGCACGAAGTCGCAGTTCCGAGCGGGTCAGGTCGACTCGCGCGCGATGCTCGCCCTCGGTCAGGTGCTCGCTGACCAGTCGGTGGCGGTCGAACGATTCCGCCCGCTCACGGGGGAGGACGGGCAGCCCTTCCGCCGGCTCGTCGTGCAGACCGCCGACCGGGCGGATGCTGCTCGTGCCGTCGCCACCTTCGATGCCATGAGCGACGGGATCCGCCCGGCCGACGTCGAGCGCGACGGGGAGCGGGTCGTCGTGACCTACACCCCGGCCGACCCCACGACGACGCCGACGAGCGCCTCCTGA